A stretch of DNA from Anopheles ziemanni chromosome 3, idAnoZiCoDA_A2_x.2, whole genome shotgun sequence:
gagtccatgcctaccaaaaatacacttggcaagGTTCTTTTAGGTAGGCATGTATACCTTTGGTAGGAACGTGCAGCAAGGTTCTCCTTGGGTTACTacagtacggctattgaatccagcttcctgggcctttgCCAGCTAACCTGGAGATATAGACCTCTATTGGTTAGGGACCGGCTACTAAGATCAtttatgctgattttctgtggttattctgattttctgtaggcgtcACAGTTTGACTGCAACCATGTggccaggagcactgctaaccaaccacgctagtgcgCAGTCAAAATGTGGCTGTTCACCTGCCGATCGCACAaaactcgtgatccgcttgattTCTCAagcagcacgagatgtgcggcggCTAGAATTTatctgacttgagctccagttCGGTTTCACCATGCGGCCGTGCCTTAACCTTACTTTTCTATTTAACTATTTCAGGAACCCCGTGCTGGAACTGGAGCAATAATTACCATCACTAGTTGAGCGggataacgaaaaaaaaacaaacattgaaaacaGCTGAAGCCGTCAAACAAACGACCCTTTGGGAACGTTCACTTGCTCCATGCGTCAAACAGTACGACCGTTGACAattgaaactgttttgaaaAGAGAGGCGCCCAACGATCGCATGCACTGTAAACATCGAAACGGTCGTAAAATGGTACCGGAGCTTCAAGAGTGTATTACAAAAACACAAGATAATCTGTACCGTGGTTACATACCGACGGATCATAGTGGACTACAATGGCTTGACGTAAGATGGTGATTTTTTcctaaaaaagtgtgtttttcattcgattttccaccctATTTTCAGTCTGTGTGCTCCGACCTGCACCGCTTGCTACGTATAGTGCACAAGTATCTTATGTTCGAACAGAACGGGAATGTTGGCACGCTTGAGACATGCTTTCTGTGTATCTCACAGATAGTAACATGCATCCGGTGGCTGGAGAAAACTATCACGATGGAGTTGCAGGCAGGAAAACGCCAAGGACTGCCTCAATCCCGGCAATGCTTCCTTGACCGAATCATCTGGTGCTTAGAGCGCTTGAAAGCTGTGTTGGAATCGGACGTTCCCTGCGAAACAGTTACGGAATCAAATTTTGTCAGCTACTTGGACTTAGCTCTCAGCCTCATTAGCCCCTTAACTGTGGCCAGCGATGAGGAATGTACTGAAGACGAATACGATCGACAGTACAAAGCGGTTATTGTGGAGAGTGGCCGTATCCGTTCAATTATCGAGGCATTGATAACGCAAACTTTTGGATTCTGCAGTGTGCTCCCGGAGGAGGATCGTAAACGTATAACGAACTTTTGTCAGAAGGTCCTCAAAGAATGTTTGGCACTTGAGCGAGAAGGCAGCGAACAGGATTCAAACAGCAAAAAGCTTCGGGTTAGCATCCTCGAGAGTGCCATCTACCAGTTAGAGACGCACGTTAACGAATGTCTTCTACGGCTGGTTTATGAAACATTCGGCGATACTGATCGGCGGTTACTTGAACAATTACGCGAGAATATTACCTCTACCACGAGCGAAGATGAACTGGATGGCATAACGCAGCCTTTCGACGAATTTGTCGAACGGTTGATGCAGATAGGTCTGTTTGCGATATCGTACGCGGATAAtctgaaactttgctccgccATAAGAAGCAGCCTGGCCTCGATAGAAGCACTAGATTCGTATCTTATTCCCTCACTATATATGGGCACACACAACAACACTCTTCTATTGGAGCAGCACTGGTTGGAAGAGTCGGACATCTTATGCAAACACGTGCATAAAATTATCGACACCAACGCATTCGCTTTAGCATTGATTGAACAGCTCGATGGTAAGCTGGACGAATTTGAA
This window harbors:
- the LOC131287724 gene encoding serendipity locus protein alpha-like, whose translation is MVPELQECITKTQDNLYRGYIPTDHSGLQWLDSVCSDLHRLLRIVHKYLMFEQNGNVGTLETCFLCISQIVTCIRWLEKTITMELQAGKRQGLPQSRQCFLDRIIWCLERLKAVLESDVPCETVTESNFVSYLDLALSLISPLTVASDEECTEDEYDRQYKAVIVESGRIRSIIEALITQTFGFCSVLPEEDRKRITNFCQKVLKECLALEREGSEQDSNSKKLRVSILESAIYQLETHVNECLLRLVYETFGDTDRRLLEQLRENITSTTSEDELDGITQPFDEFVERLMQIGLFAISYADNLKLCSAIRSSLASIEALDSYLIPSLYMGTHNNTLLLEQHWLEESDILCKHVHKIIDTNAFALALIEQLDGKLDEFETDFNPTEGLEMARKVEIFLQHLEVNAHDVKLHEEPLKLYYTDYRTMTLECRAIVKCALQDNSIDPRRVIKRFRVLLGKLRKIQLTISNKKGGKVSSTEEAASRKPSTIEQGSTPAEHEVEESVQELYVASQMRMSSANILYRSRRGEPIRRRLEASSLLEINTFTDILDHRRKRAETSPEKGSIRRKPIRRNSLRVAMFKKQQRVQTAEMYDSMQSDIDLQITEILDELTDLSNTFSAQTPRISNPKVTNPTDTNVRKSITNEEIAVVDGNKIRINIFTDI